One Streptosporangium sp. NBC_01495 DNA window includes the following coding sequences:
- a CDS encoding RNA polymerase sigma factor — MARPDPARNRLLAVLRDIAEDLAAETFLIAFRQRGRFDAARGGVRPWLYGIATNLIGRHRRSELRRYRALARTGPPPDDEGHDERVVDRVAAGVTVARLSEALAGLSKGERDVVLLVAYGGLTHLRSAAVKSSSIQAAGALPSQSATGSRFHRYPLTTRSR; from the coding sequence CTGGCGCGGCCGGATCCAGCACGGAACAGGCTCCTAGCGGTACTCCGTGACATCGCCGAGGACCTCGCCGCCGAGACCTTCCTGATCGCCTTCCGGCAGCGCGGCAGGTTCGACGCCGCTCGGGGCGGTGTCCGTCCCTGGCTGTACGGCATAGCCACCAACCTGATCGGCCGCCACCGCCGGAGCGAGTTGCGCCGTTACCGGGCACTGGCCAGGACGGGTCCGCCGCCCGACGACGAAGGCCATGACGAGCGGGTCGTCGACCGGGTCGCGGCGGGGGTGACGGTCGCCCGGCTTTCCGAGGCGCTGGCGGGGTTGTCGAAAGGCGAGCGGGACGTGGTGCTGCTCGTCGCCTACGGCGGGCTGACCCATCTGCGATCCGCCGCTGTGAAATCGTCGTCGATCCAGGCCGCCGGTGCGCTACCCAGCCAGTCGGCGACCGGGTCACGTTTCCACAGATATCCATTAACGACCAGGAGCCGATGA
- a CDS encoding bifunctional glycosyltransferase/CDP-glycerol:glycerophosphate glycerophosphotransferase: MINIPECSVVVITYNDAARLGRAVRSVLRQSLRNVEVIIADDASTDDTGKVARELQRRDPRVRYLRGEVNSGGCGVPRNRGVAAARAPYVMFLDSDDELTRHACKSMLLEIERTGADFVTGQISRLYEQTGKTARYYPALFARRRTVEGIAREPEMFLDSFSTNKLYRAELLRRVPFREDMHYEDHVFSTALYCAARRFAVVPWGVYLWHRASAESETRLSISLSLTDMSNVRSRIRAARLSDDILRENGLGDLVHERQRRFIRQDLRVYLNPLPSRDPAWIEEFVSVIHPYLADLDPVVFETVDPLLRVCCSFILDGRPDELLVAARSLNGPKAPPRAAVREGGRTYWGTVADERREITSLRMAELPYSASRLRHEAVVTGEGTLVRLAITTYDPFGVLAATPGWTAFLRFRNHRVRLEPRAPDGDGGYTSEAAIDLAAIRHGRLGFESRYDPVIEIVNPDGRVTSDRLLVDPSTAPFGTTILWHEVIVKAEGTAAFLRVLWRRQGLLRQLPRLKRAGTRLLRKVDGPEVKLRVYKGLISVLPPRGDLALFESDVGTGYTGNPRYIYEELRRRNAPLKVVWSAVEARGDFPPGVRLVRRMSWRHIWTMARAGYWVDSHGMPLAYPKPPGTRYLQTWHGQGIKSVGFDAPDLRADFDGPRATWRAAVDRWDALVSPSAEFERVFVPSNGYRGRLLRHGSPRCDVLVHGDREAARRARERLEIPHWSRVLLYAPTYRDRAKGSGQSVRADLAAMAESLSGDWTVILRTHPVERFEVPEHLRHFVRQAGSYPEVNDLILLSDALLTDYSSLMCDYAVTGRPMLFLIDDWDEYRRVERGVYHDLPTIAPGPCLTTTEELIEVLRDLDGTTASFATKYIAFRKTWCANEKGHASAKVVDAFFGPFHAQAPDPAEVWERALSAARHPSRLPLPGRLR, translated from the coding sequence GTGATCAATATCCCGGAATGCAGCGTTGTGGTCATCACCTACAACGATGCCGCGCGGCTGGGCAGGGCCGTGCGGTCCGTGCTCCGGCAGTCCCTGCGCAACGTCGAGGTGATCATCGCGGACGACGCGAGCACCGACGACACCGGGAAGGTGGCCCGGGAGTTGCAGCGCAGGGACCCCAGGGTCCGCTACCTGCGCGGGGAGGTCAACAGCGGGGGCTGCGGGGTCCCGCGCAACCGGGGGGTCGCGGCGGCACGGGCGCCGTACGTGATGTTCCTGGACAGCGACGACGAGCTGACGAGACACGCCTGCAAGAGCATGCTGCTGGAGATCGAGCGGACCGGCGCCGACTTCGTCACCGGGCAGATCTCCCGGCTGTACGAGCAGACCGGGAAGACCGCGCGCTACTACCCCGCCCTGTTCGCCAGACGCAGGACGGTCGAGGGGATCGCCCGGGAGCCGGAGATGTTCCTCGACTCCTTCAGCACCAACAAGCTCTACCGGGCCGAGTTGCTGCGGCGGGTGCCGTTCCGCGAGGACATGCACTACGAGGACCACGTCTTCAGCACCGCCCTGTACTGCGCGGCGCGGCGGTTCGCCGTGGTCCCCTGGGGGGTCTACCTCTGGCACCGGGCCTCGGCGGAGAGCGAGACGCGGCTGTCGATCTCGCTGAGCCTGACGGACATGTCCAACGTCCGCTCCAGGATCAGGGCCGCGAGGCTGAGTGACGACATCCTGCGTGAGAACGGCCTCGGTGACCTGGTGCACGAGCGGCAGCGCCGCTTCATCCGCCAGGACCTGCGGGTCTACCTCAACCCGCTGCCCTCGCGCGACCCGGCGTGGATCGAGGAGTTCGTCTCGGTGATCCACCCCTACCTGGCCGACCTCGACCCGGTGGTGTTCGAGACGGTTGACCCGCTCCTGCGGGTCTGCTGCAGCTTCATCCTCGACGGCAGGCCCGACGAGCTCCTGGTGGCCGCCCGGTCGCTGAACGGGCCCAAGGCCCCGCCGCGCGCCGCCGTACGGGAAGGGGGGCGCACCTACTGGGGCACGGTCGCCGACGAGAGGCGGGAGATCACCTCGCTCCGGATGGCCGAGCTGCCCTACAGCGCCTCCCGGCTGCGCCACGAGGCGGTCGTCACCGGCGAGGGCACGCTGGTCAGGCTGGCGATCACGACGTACGACCCGTTCGGAGTGCTCGCCGCCACGCCGGGCTGGACCGCGTTCCTGCGGTTCAGGAACCATCGGGTACGGCTGGAACCGCGCGCGCCGGACGGTGACGGTGGTTACACGAGCGAGGCGGCGATCGACCTCGCCGCGATCCGCCACGGCCGCCTGGGCTTCGAGAGCCGGTACGACCCGGTGATCGAGATCGTCAACCCCGACGGGCGGGTCACCTCCGACCGGTTGCTCGTCGACCCGTCCACCGCGCCGTTCGGTACGACCATCCTGTGGCACGAGGTCATCGTCAAGGCGGAGGGGACCGCCGCGTTCCTGCGGGTGCTCTGGCGCCGGCAGGGGCTGCTGCGGCAGCTGCCCCGGCTCAAGCGGGCCGGCACCCGTCTGCTGCGGAAGGTGGACGGGCCCGAGGTGAAGCTCCGCGTCTACAAGGGGTTGATCTCCGTGCTGCCGCCGCGCGGGGACTTAGCCCTGTTCGAGTCCGACGTCGGCACCGGGTACACCGGGAACCCGCGCTACATCTACGAGGAGCTCAGGCGGCGGAACGCGCCGCTGAAGGTGGTGTGGTCGGCCGTCGAGGCCCGGGGAGACTTTCCCCCCGGCGTCAGGCTGGTGCGGCGGATGAGCTGGCGCCACATCTGGACCATGGCCAGGGCGGGTTACTGGGTCGACAGCCACGGCATGCCGCTGGCCTATCCGAAACCGCCCGGCACCCGCTACCTGCAGACCTGGCACGGCCAGGGCATCAAGTCGGTCGGCTTCGACGCGCCCGACCTGCGCGCCGACTTCGACGGGCCGAGGGCGACCTGGCGGGCCGCGGTGGACCGCTGGGACGCGCTGGTCTCACCCAGCGCCGAGTTCGAGCGGGTCTTCGTGCCATCCAACGGCTACCGGGGACGGCTGCTGCGGCACGGCTCGCCCCGCTGCGACGTGCTCGTGCACGGCGACCGGGAGGCGGCCAGGCGGGCGAGGGAGCGACTGGAGATCCCGCACTGGTCCAGGGTGCTGCTGTACGCCCCCACCTACCGCGACCGGGCCAAGGGGTCCGGGCAGTCGGTCAGGGCCGACCTGGCCGCGATGGCCGAGTCCCTGTCGGGCGACTGGACGGTGATCCTGCGGACCCACCCGGTCGAGCGGTTCGAGGTGCCGGAGCACCTGCGCCACTTCGTCCGGCAGGCGGGATCGTATCCCGAGGTCAACGACCTGATACTGCTCTCGGACGCGCTGCTGACCGACTACTCGTCGCTGATGTGCGACTACGCGGTCACCGGGCGGCCGATGCTGTTCCTGATCGACGACTGGGACGAGTACCGCAGGGTGGAACGCGGGGTCTACCACGACCTGCCCACGATCGCCCCCGGCCCCTGCCTGACCACGACCGAGGAGCTGATCGAGGTGCTGCGCGATCTCGACGGGACGACGGCGTCGTTCGCCACCAAGTACATCGCGTTCCGCAAGACGTGGTGCGCCAACGAGAAGGGCCACGCCTCGGCGAAGGTGGTGGACGCCTTCTTCGGGCCCTTCCACGCCCAGGCCCCCGACCCCGCCGAGGTGTGGGAACGCGCCCTGTCCGCGGCGCGGCACCCGAGCCGCCTGCCGCTGCCGGGGCGGCTACGGTGA
- a CDS encoding CU044_5270 family protein has translation MNEFQFVDDVMPDVPASGPAKTAQVRARVLNGGRRRRISAWTGILITSAATVAVIGTVVVVPRLGGGPAATVTQTSAREVLDAAAGRLAQRQEVVDGRYWRGEMERIVWERISVGGHEFVVEDRTGDVRWNGLGRDKVMELTGLDTRPFTAADRAEWEKAGSPRLCGSDTDCENDMVPKGRTRYTGGYEEGFEQGTMTLSVRELQDLPRDPGRLKEKLLSYWPAEREAMKDVPAGSPGQAKAPDQDDWLWELSERLLLEAPITSGTRAAAYHMLAGLSGARIADEFRDGEGRTGVAILRGGANGEPEQQIVIDRETGDLLAVQYMTPVSTPGQGNTPDMSTVIRRLGWTDDEPVIPEGCVLGGREDCLR, from the coding sequence ATGAACGAGTTCCAGTTCGTCGACGACGTGATGCCGGACGTTCCGGCCTCCGGTCCGGCGAAGACGGCCCAGGTCAGGGCCAGGGTCCTGAACGGCGGGCGACGCCGCCGGATCTCCGCGTGGACCGGGATCCTGATCACGTCGGCCGCGACCGTGGCCGTGATCGGCACCGTCGTGGTCGTTCCCCGGCTGGGAGGCGGCCCGGCCGCCACGGTGACCCAGACGAGTGCGAGGGAGGTGCTCGACGCCGCCGCCGGACGACTGGCCCAGCGGCAGGAGGTGGTCGACGGCCGATACTGGCGCGGGGAGATGGAACGGATCGTCTGGGAGCGGATCAGTGTCGGGGGGCACGAGTTCGTCGTCGAGGACCGTACCGGGGACGTCCGGTGGAACGGGCTCGGCCGGGACAAGGTCATGGAGCTCACCGGGCTCGATACCCGCCCCTTCACAGCCGCCGACAGGGCGGAGTGGGAGAAGGCGGGCTCGCCCCGGCTCTGCGGATCGGACACCGACTGCGAGAACGACATGGTTCCCAAGGGGAGGACCCGATATACGGGCGGGTACGAAGAGGGTTTCGAGCAGGGGACCATGACGTTGAGTGTGAGGGAGCTCCAGGACCTGCCGCGTGATCCGGGGAGGCTGAAGGAGAAGCTGCTGTCGTACTGGCCGGCCGAACGGGAGGCCATGAAGGACGTCCCGGCGGGATCGCCGGGCCAGGCGAAGGCCCCCGACCAGGACGACTGGCTGTGGGAGTTGAGTGAACGCCTGCTGTTGGAGGCTCCGATCACCTCGGGAACCCGGGCGGCCGCCTATCACATGCTCGCCGGGCTTTCCGGCGCCCGGATCGCGGACGAGTTCCGGGACGGCGAGGGGCGGACGGGGGTGGCCATCCTGCGCGGAGGGGCGAACGGTGAGCCGGAGCAGCAGATCGTCATCGACAGGGAGACGGGTGACCTGCTGGCGGTCCAGTACATGACGCCCGTCTCGACGCCAGGTCAGGGGAACACCCCGGACATGTCCACGGTGATCAGGCGGCTCGGCTGGACCGATGACGAGCCTGTCATCCCCGAGGGGTGCGTACTGGGTGGTAGGGAGGACTGCCTACGCTGA
- a CDS encoding helix-turn-helix domain-containing protein, with translation MASEREESPTVRRRRLAAELRRLRKESNLTTDQVAKALEVSQSSISRIETARQGIKINDLRALLTLYQVPEDKATDLLTLARQARQQGWWQVFGDVVPESFQAFVGLETEARQRRSYDMSLIPGLLQTPDYHRALVDAELINRTSEEVDRKIEFRLARQRQTLGNDDLELCFIVDEASLHRLPENIKTGQLPHLIETSERPNVNLHVLPFGTGIHAAMDGSFVILGFGAPDPDVVYIETQLSGLYLEQPAAVRRYNLVYEDLRAKTLDARMSRNLLAKLAKEV, from the coding sequence ATGGCGAGTGAGCGAGAAGAGAGTCCGACCGTCAGGCGCAGGCGTCTCGCGGCGGAGCTGCGCCGACTCCGCAAGGAGTCCAATCTGACCACGGATCAGGTGGCCAAGGCCCTGGAGGTCTCCCAGTCGTCCATCAGCCGCATTGAGACCGCCCGGCAAGGCATCAAAATCAACGATCTGCGCGCCTTGCTCACCCTCTACCAGGTGCCGGAGGACAAGGCTACGGACCTTCTCACCCTTGCCCGGCAGGCTCGGCAGCAAGGTTGGTGGCAGGTCTTCGGTGACGTTGTTCCCGAGTCCTTCCAGGCGTTCGTCGGCCTCGAAACCGAGGCGCGGCAACGCCGCTCCTACGACATGTCGCTGATACCCGGTCTGCTCCAGACACCGGACTACCACCGCGCACTGGTGGACGCCGAACTCATCAACCGCACATCCGAGGAAGTCGATCGCAAGATCGAATTCAGGCTGGCCCGCCAGCGGCAGACGCTCGGCAACGACGACCTTGAACTGTGCTTCATCGTGGACGAGGCAAGCCTTCACCGGCTTCCGGAAAACATCAAAACCGGCCAGCTACCGCACCTTATCGAGACATCCGAGCGCCCTAACGTGAACCTTCACGTCCTCCCGTTCGGCACCGGGATACACGCGGCCATGGACGGAAGCTTTGTGATCCTTGGATTCGGCGCGCCAGATCCCGATGTTGTGTACATAGAGACTCAACTATCCGGCCTGTACCTGGAACAACCCGCCGCAGTTCGCCGATATAACCTGGTGTACGAAGATTTGCGAGCAAAAACGCTGGACGCCCGCATGTCTCGTAACCTGCTGGCCAAGCTAGCGAAGGAAGTGTGA
- a CDS encoding glycosyltransferase — protein sequence MSGGRTGAVVFACMDADTLGGIQRVTHTMAQGLAERGREVHVIGLHRAVRPFRYVERPRYTSHVIHRAPVGRLSRLGRRRERRALGGLLREVGPGFAVLSSPSVVTRIGGLLPERLLPIGQYHGSYEHARGSWHLGSVTGHYGALEKAVFLSEEDAWLFSEHALLPNTCSIPNPLPAWPSRTAELTARRVLGVGRLEGVKRFDRLISAFAEACGRPASGGAGAHPDLVAARREAGEGWELHLIGEGAERGRLLSHAAECEVSDRVVFRGAVPAALMADEYVGGSVLALSSEHEGLPLVVGEAASYGVPSVAFDVSSGLRSLVLDGRTGVLVPPADVTALATALAGLMASAGERRRLGAAARAHVEAFRPDHVLDRWEALFDQVTR from the coding sequence GTGAGCGGCGGGCGTACGGGGGCGGTGGTGTTCGCGTGCATGGACGCCGACACCCTGGGCGGCATCCAGCGCGTCACCCACACCATGGCGCAGGGCCTGGCCGAGCGGGGCCGCGAGGTGCATGTGATCGGGCTGCACCGGGCCGTGAGACCGTTCCGCTACGTGGAACGGCCGCGCTACACCAGCCACGTGATCCACCGGGCTCCGGTGGGAAGGCTCTCCCGGCTGGGCAGGCGCCGCGAGCGGCGGGCGCTCGGCGGGCTGCTGCGGGAGGTGGGGCCGGGGTTCGCGGTGCTCTCCTCGCCCAGCGTGGTCACCCGGATCGGGGGCCTGCTGCCCGAGCGGCTGCTGCCGATCGGGCAGTACCACGGGTCGTACGAGCACGCGCGGGGATCCTGGCACCTCGGCTCGGTCACCGGCCACTACGGCGCCCTGGAGAAGGCGGTGTTCCTCAGCGAGGAGGACGCGTGGCTGTTCTCCGAACACGCGCTGCTGCCCAACACCTGTTCCATCCCGAACCCGCTGCCCGCCTGGCCGTCGCGGACCGCGGAGCTGACCGCCCGCCGGGTGCTGGGGGTCGGCAGGCTGGAGGGCGTGAAGCGGTTCGACCGGCTGATCTCGGCCTTCGCGGAGGCGTGCGGACGCCCGGCTTCCGGAGGTGCCGGTGCTCACCCGGATCTCGTGGCGGCCCGTCGCGAGGCGGGTGAGGGCTGGGAACTGCACCTGATCGGCGAGGGGGCCGAGCGGGGGCGGCTCCTGTCGCACGCCGCGGAGTGCGAGGTGAGCGACCGGGTGGTGTTCCGCGGCGCGGTGCCCGCGGCCCTGATGGCGGACGAGTACGTGGGCGGGTCGGTGCTGGCGCTGTCCAGCGAGCACGAGGGGCTGCCGCTGGTGGTCGGCGAGGCGGCGTCCTACGGGGTGCCCTCGGTGGCGTTCGACGTGTCGAGCGGGCTCAGGTCACTCGTACTGGACGGGCGGACCGGGGTGCTCGTGCCCCCGGCCGACGTGACCGCGCTCGCCACCGCACTGGCCGGGCTGATGGCCTCGGCCGGGGAGCGGCGGCGGTTGGGAGCCGCCGCCCGCGCGCACGTCGAGGCGTTCCGTCCGGACCACGTCCTGGACCGGTGGGAGGCACTGTTCGACCAGGTCACCCGCTGA
- a CDS encoding RNA polymerase sigma factor, which translates to MTTVSDAASVADPERFGTVFDAYYEEIRRYIGRRLDLDIAEDLAAETFLIAFRQRGRFDAARGGVRPWLYGIATNLIGRHRRSELRRYRALARTGPPPDDEGHDERVVDRVAAGVTVARLSEALAGLSKGERDVVLLVAYGGLTYDEVAEALKVANGTVASRLSRARTKLHKSLGVEV; encoded by the coding sequence ATGACCACTGTTTCCGACGCGGCCTCGGTGGCCGATCCAGAGCGGTTCGGCACCGTTTTCGACGCCTACTACGAGGAGATACGCCGCTACATCGGGCGGCGGCTCGACCTCGACATCGCCGAGGACCTCGCCGCCGAGACCTTCCTGATCGCCTTCCGGCAGCGCGGCAGGTTCGACGCCGCCCGGGGCGGTGTCCGCCCCTGGCTGTACGGCATAGCCACCAACCTGATCGGCCGCCACCGCCGGAGCGAGTTGCGCCGTTACCGGGCACTGGCCAGGACGGGTCCGCCGCCCGACGACGAAGGCCATGACGAGCGGGTCGTCGACCGGGTCGCGGCGGGGGTGACGGTCGCCCGGCTTTCCGAGGCGCTGGCGGGGTTGTCGAAAGGCGAGCGGGACGTGGTGCTGCTCGTCGCCTACGGCGGGCTGACCTATGACGAGGTCGCCGAGGCGCTCAAGGTCGCCAACGGCACCGTCGCCTCCCGGCTCAGCCGGGCCAGGACCAAGTTGCACAAGTCGCTGGGAGTGGAGGTCTGA
- a CDS encoding sulfotransferase family protein yields the protein MKPDRPIFILGCPRSGTTMLQLMLHAHPRVAIPPETRFMVSTYQRRLQFGDLNDAEHRRELGEWVVDRRQSRFHELELNRDEVLEQIVGGPPTLGSALGIVLRAYAARHGKPRWGDKRPSYFQYTDVLLRLFPDAQFVHLIRDGRDCVASLKEMPWYNGSVYSAVSAWAEAIDFARHGAPRLPDGSYHELRYEDLTTEPEAHLRRLCEFLGEDFDPAMCDPGAVADIAVPARKTWHARTFGEVTTARAGSWRDRLDPGEISLCESVLGDRLETYGYELTGAPKVETSRMVSYERTAAKRKLARVKRVAFDRLIRLREPNPLGARLTSAQIVLAGVPMPRNEPVGVSG from the coding sequence ATGAAGCCCGATCGCCCGATCTTCATCCTGGGCTGTCCCCGCTCGGGGACGACGATGCTGCAGCTGATGCTGCACGCCCACCCGCGCGTCGCGATCCCGCCGGAGACCCGGTTCATGGTCTCCACCTACCAGCGGCGGCTCCAGTTCGGCGACCTCAACGACGCCGAACACCGGCGTGAGCTGGGCGAATGGGTGGTCGACCGGCGCCAGTCGCGCTTTCACGAGCTGGAGCTGAACCGCGACGAGGTGCTGGAGCAGATCGTCGGCGGTCCGCCGACGCTCGGCTCCGCGCTGGGCATCGTGCTGCGCGCGTACGCGGCCAGGCACGGCAAGCCGCGCTGGGGCGACAAGCGGCCCTCGTACTTCCAGTACACCGACGTGCTGCTGCGCCTGTTCCCCGACGCCCAGTTCGTGCACCTGATCAGGGACGGCCGCGACTGCGTGGCGTCGCTGAAGGAGATGCCCTGGTACAACGGGAGCGTCTACAGCGCGGTCTCCGCCTGGGCCGAGGCGATCGACTTCGCCCGGCACGGCGCGCCGAGGCTTCCCGACGGCAGCTACCACGAGCTGCGCTACGAGGACCTGACCACGGAGCCCGAGGCCCACCTGCGCAGGCTGTGCGAGTTCCTCGGCGAGGACTTCGACCCCGCCATGTGCGACCCGGGCGCGGTGGCCGACATCGCCGTACCCGCCCGCAAGACCTGGCACGCGCGCACCTTCGGCGAGGTGACCACCGCGCGGGCCGGTTCGTGGCGCGACCGGCTCGACCCCGGCGAGATCTCGCTGTGCGAGAGCGTGCTCGGGGACCGGCTGGAGACGTACGGGTACGAGCTCACCGGGGCGCCGAAGGTCGAGACCTCGCGGATGGTCTCCTACGAGCGGACCGCGGCCAAGCGGAAGCTGGCCCGCGTCAAGCGGGTCGCGTTCGACCGGCTGATCCGGCTCCGCGAGCCGAACCCGCTGGGGGCACGGCTCACCTCCGCCCAGATCGTGCTGGCGGGAGTGCCGATGCCGCGCAACGAGCCGGTCGGGGTGAGCGGGTGA
- a CDS encoding YbaB/EbfC family nucleoid-associated protein → MAMTSGSDGGEHLRAYLERAQKAVRGLQEIQARIDAVTGQGVGADGLVRATCEGRGGISEVWFDPRAMRQDHVALGKTVTAVLQAAQQDAERQTLAITGEALDGVEALPEPPDEHVVREQIEQVAREILGA, encoded by the coding sequence ATGGCGATGACATCAGGATCCGACGGTGGTGAGCATCTGCGTGCCTACTTGGAGCGGGCTCAGAAAGCGGTGCGTGGGCTCCAGGAGATCCAAGCGAGGATCGATGCGGTCACCGGGCAGGGCGTCGGTGCCGACGGCTTGGTCAGGGCCACCTGCGAGGGGCGCGGCGGCATTTCGGAGGTCTGGTTCGATCCTCGGGCGATGCGACAAGACCATGTAGCCCTTGGCAAGACTGTAACGGCGGTGTTGCAGGCCGCCCAGCAGGATGCGGAGCGTCAGACCCTGGCGATAACAGGCGAAGCCCTTGACGGTGTGGAGGCCTTGCCGGAACCGCCAGATGAGCATGTCGTCCGGGAGCAGATCGAACAGGTGGCTCGCGAGATTTTGGGGGCGTGA
- a CDS encoding helix-turn-helix domain-containing protein yields the protein MNEARPQRHLITPRADPAAGGRYIHGDVGLEMDIGPGLASGDRETQFGALRVATRSFQPLRLWRASENPVVPEDRETYQLLVPLAGTMNAVWDDRQATSSVGSLVVHDMSRLMTCEFRTRDRGTDFRTALVTVPRSLLPLPGRHIDRILGNRIAACEGVGALLAGFVTNLAGTPEAYRPSDGPRLGMVLLDLISALFARTIDDSFKVPSHREALTLRIKAFIQQHLNEPGLTPRALAVEHHISTSYLHRLFQEQDTTVSGYVRAERLNRARRDLADPALRDVSIHSIAAKWGFSQAADFSRAFRNAFGFPPREFRLEALRTAPEIGG from the coding sequence TTGAACGAGGCTCGCCCACAGCGCCACCTGATCACCCCCCGCGCGGATCCCGCCGCAGGCGGCCGGTACATCCACGGTGATGTGGGCTTGGAGATGGACATCGGCCCCGGGCTCGCCTCCGGCGATCGTGAGACGCAGTTCGGCGCCCTGCGCGTGGCGACAAGGAGTTTCCAGCCGCTGCGGCTTTGGCGAGCTTCGGAGAACCCGGTGGTGCCCGAGGACCGTGAGACCTACCAGCTCCTGGTGCCCCTGGCGGGGACGATGAACGCCGTGTGGGACGACAGGCAGGCGACCTCGAGCGTCGGCAGTCTGGTCGTGCACGATATGTCGCGGCTGATGACGTGCGAGTTCCGGACGCGAGATCGCGGCACCGACTTCCGGACGGCGCTCGTCACGGTCCCGAGATCCCTGCTCCCCCTGCCCGGCCGACACATCGATCGGATACTCGGCAACCGTATTGCGGCCTGCGAGGGAGTGGGCGCCCTGCTCGCGGGCTTCGTCACCAACCTTGCCGGCACGCCGGAGGCGTATCGGCCCTCCGATGGCCCACGCCTGGGCATGGTGCTCCTGGACCTGATCTCCGCGTTGTTCGCCCGGACGATCGATGACTCCTTCAAGGTGCCGTCCCATCGGGAGGCACTGACGCTGCGCATCAAGGCGTTCATCCAGCAGCACCTGAACGAACCGGGTCTCACTCCCCGCGCGCTCGCCGTCGAGCACCACATCTCCACGAGCTACCTGCACCGGCTCTTCCAGGAGCAGGACACGACCGTCTCGGGTTACGTCCGGGCCGAGCGTCTCAACCGCGCCCGCCGCGACCTGGCCGATCCCGCGCTGCGCGATGTTTCCATTCACAGCATCGCCGCCAAGTGGGGTTTCTCCCAGGCCGCCGACTTCAGCCGTGCGTTCCGCAACGCGTTCGGCTTTCCGCCCCGGGAGTTCCGGCTCGAGGCGCTGCGCACCGCCCCGGAGATCGGCGGTTGA
- a CDS encoding DUF397 domain-containing protein codes for MIDSTPVSVEAKLSATVWRKSSRSNASGDCVEIARLNNNRVGVRDSKNPNGPALVFEATAFATFLEAVKAEQL; via the coding sequence GTGATCGACAGCACCCCCGTGAGCGTCGAGGCCAAACTATCGGCGACTGTCTGGCGCAAGTCCAGCCGTAGCAACGCCAGTGGCGACTGCGTGGAGATCGCCCGCCTGAACAACAACCGAGTTGGCGTGCGCGACAGCAAGAACCCCAATGGTCCGGCCCTCGTGTTCGAGGCCACCGCGTTCGCCACTTTTCTGGAAGCCGTGAAAGCCGAACAGCTCTGA
- a CDS encoding YbaB/EbfC family nucleoid-associated protein, whose product MRDARMDADGIWEEDFDQAGRRAGRMLESIEMMQADLEKITGLGEAASGQVKVTVAADGKVLEVVFGPRISRLSSWTLAEHVLLAAHDAQHDAERKTQDLMREALDGFDPATAKTRLDRLLRLQW is encoded by the coding sequence TTGCGCGATGCACGCATGGATGCCGATGGCATCTGGGAGGAAGACTTCGATCAGGCCGGTCGGCGAGCCGGGCGAATGCTGGAGTCGATCGAGATGATGCAAGCTGACCTGGAGAAGATCACCGGCCTCGGCGAGGCGGCTTCCGGACAGGTCAAGGTCACGGTCGCCGCGGACGGGAAGGTGCTGGAGGTCGTCTTCGGCCCCAGGATTTCGCGTTTGAGCAGCTGGACACTGGCCGAGCACGTACTGCTGGCGGCCCATGACGCCCAGCATGACGCCGAGCGCAAAACCCAGGATCTGATGCGGGAGGCGCTGGACGGCTTCGATCCCGCCACGGCCAAGACACGACTCGACCGTCTGCTGCGTCTCCAGTGGTGA